The proteins below are encoded in one region of Leptospira sp. WS4.C2:
- a CDS encoding PP2C family protein-serine/threonine phosphatase: protein MHTKQAAKILVVDDNETNIEIITHILLNQGYEVAVAYDGEYALELAEALDFDLILLDILLPGISGLDVAKRLLTMDRSKNTPILFLSALNETSDIVKGLETGAVDYITKPFQESEIVARIRTHIKIKSLEKERIDLLQAIQKDLELAKANQENLVTFQFPPSPLYQIYTSYKPMDLVGGDLITYDLLPSGDLDILFGDVTGHGIAAAMVSLMAIITFKTMNKSFLSPSESLYWIHSTLTPLISTHFISAIYIRYKAEENLLSYSMAGHHNMFLIRDQNVIKLGTKGFCLMMFPDQLNAENQDIFLNSGDRLFLFSDGMFEVPNENEEYLGDQKFLELIESRIHLTSREFLESVQEEVLVYSGGKVADDMTMLLLEIK, encoded by the coding sequence GTGCACACAAAACAAGCAGCAAAGATTTTGGTTGTGGATGATAACGAAACCAATATTGAAATTATCACTCATATTTTGCTAAACCAAGGATATGAAGTAGCAGTGGCTTACGACGGTGAGTATGCCTTAGAACTTGCAGAAGCACTCGATTTTGACTTAATTTTACTCGATATTTTGTTGCCAGGAATCAGTGGACTCGATGTCGCAAAACGACTGCTCACTATGGATCGTTCGAAAAACACTCCGATTCTCTTTTTATCGGCCTTAAATGAAACCAGCGACATTGTCAAAGGACTAGAAACGGGAGCTGTAGATTACATAACCAAACCTTTCCAAGAATCAGAAATTGTAGCTAGAATCCGAACCCATATCAAAATCAAATCTCTAGAAAAAGAAAGAATCGATCTACTACAGGCTATTCAAAAAGATTTGGAACTCGCGAAAGCCAACCAAGAGAATTTGGTTACTTTTCAATTCCCTCCTTCCCCACTTTATCAAATTTACACTTCTTACAAACCTATGGATTTAGTGGGTGGTGACCTTATCACCTACGATCTATTACCATCCGGTGATTTGGATATACTTTTTGGAGATGTGACTGGGCATGGAATTGCCGCAGCAATGGTTTCTCTTATGGCAATCATCACTTTCAAAACCATGAATAAATCTTTTTTATCGCCTAGCGAAAGTTTATATTGGATTCATAGCACACTTACACCTCTCATTAGTACTCATTTTATTAGTGCTATTTATATACGTTATAAAGCAGAAGAAAATCTACTGTCCTATTCGATGGCAGGCCACCACAATATGTTTCTAATTCGAGATCAAAACGTCATCAAACTCGGAACAAAAGGTTTTTGCCTTATGATGTTTCCTGATCAACTCAATGCTGAAAACCAAGATATCTTTTTGAATTCAGGTGACCGACTGTTTCTTTTCTCTGATGGAATGTTTGAGGTCCCCAACGAAAACGAAGAGTATTTAGGAGATCAAAAATTTTTGGAACTCATTGAAAGTCGGATCCATCTCACCTCAAGAGAATTCCTCGAATCGGTTCAAGAAGAAGTGTTGGTTTATTCCGGTGGGAAAGTTGCAGATGATATGACCATGTTACTATTGGAAATCAAATGA
- a CDS encoding PAS domain-containing sensor histidine kinase encodes MIDEFFAILIASGLLFVAYYYHNAYRREKKLRLILFRKNLSNSEEIERTIREKEKQYQDIYDTANSIIIRWSPDFKIHSINPYAEEFFQINKEIAEGKDVVLDLFQIPFEKSNEVKSQLWNIFHRPEQNIRQEYDVFIGENDKRTVTWSNRILKNEFGYPYEVLSIGNDITNRKIAEENLMKSYERILDLYNNAPCGYHSLDKDNTIVSINDTELDWLGYAREEIVGNFKFSDLLTESSQDKYKLITDSFPNENLTGVELEFVRKDKSTFFVSLNSTATFDKNGNFVISKSTVFDITDRKLAEDKLNDYSQKIQLQNKRLQKAVEAAIKANRSKSVFFSKITHELRTPLHAVIGFSQILEKDPNLPNHLKGYVDSLYENGVHLLGMINDILDLSKIEAGKMTESRERFSLVQLWDTLFSMFSYRFSEKSVSFELLNASAIESCYYEADLQKIRQILVNLLGNALKFTNQGSVSLEIRIHRTPEHSFDTVQFKVKDTGIGIPKDQLHSIFEAFQQTEQGSSYKEGTGLGLSICHQLVEFLGGTIHVKSNINEGSEFSFEIPLTRLEIIPEELVRKSKIGPIHTKELGEITKLEDSEEEFVQNFLNTSTPELKREILQLIRIQNFGQLIGVLNTIQTEDKGKKILEQKVKNKRYKFLIDLVQSSNPLE; translated from the coding sequence ATGATTGATGAATTCTTCGCAATCTTGATAGCATCTGGATTGTTATTTGTTGCCTATTACTATCATAATGCTTACAGGAGAGAGAAAAAACTTAGATTGATTCTTTTCAGAAAAAATCTAAGTAATTCCGAAGAAATCGAAAGAACCATCCGTGAAAAAGAGAAACAATACCAAGACATTTATGACACGGCAAACTCTATCATCATTCGTTGGAGTCCCGATTTCAAAATCCATTCCATCAATCCTTATGCAGAAGAATTTTTTCAAATTAACAAGGAAATAGCCGAAGGCAAAGATGTTGTTTTGGACTTATTTCAAATTCCCTTTGAAAAATCCAACGAAGTGAAGTCTCAGTTATGGAATATCTTCCATCGACCTGAACAAAACATTCGTCAAGAATATGATGTATTCATTGGCGAAAATGATAAAAGAACCGTTACCTGGTCTAATCGCATTTTAAAAAATGAATTTGGATATCCGTATGAAGTGTTGTCGATTGGAAACGACATCACCAACCGAAAAATCGCTGAAGAAAATTTAATGAAATCCTATGAAAGGATTTTAGATCTCTACAACAATGCACCTTGCGGGTACCATTCTCTCGACAAAGACAATACAATTGTTTCCATAAATGATACTGAATTAGATTGGTTAGGTTATGCCAGAGAAGAAATTGTTGGGAACTTCAAGTTTAGTGACTTACTTACAGAGAGTAGTCAGGACAAATACAAGTTGATCACAGACTCTTTCCCAAACGAAAACCTTACAGGAGTCGAATTGGAGTTTGTTAGAAAAGACAAATCTACTTTTTTTGTAAGTTTAAATTCAACTGCGACCTTCGACAAAAATGGGAATTTTGTAATCAGCAAATCTACTGTCTTTGATATCACGGATAGGAAACTTGCGGAAGACAAATTAAACGATTACTCTCAAAAGATCCAATTACAAAACAAACGATTACAAAAAGCAGTGGAAGCAGCCATCAAAGCAAATCGTTCCAAATCTGTTTTCTTTTCTAAAATTACTCATGAACTCAGAACTCCCCTTCATGCGGTGATCGGGTTTTCTCAGATTTTAGAAAAAGATCCAAACCTTCCGAACCACCTAAAAGGATATGTAGATTCTCTTTATGAAAATGGAGTCCATTTACTCGGAATGATTAATGATATTTTGGATTTATCGAAAATTGAAGCAGGAAAAATGACAGAATCCCGCGAACGTTTTTCACTGGTTCAACTTTGGGACACTTTATTTTCCATGTTCTCTTATCGGTTTTCTGAAAAATCAGTTAGTTTTGAGCTCCTAAATGCATCTGCCATTGAATCCTGTTACTACGAAGCAGATTTACAAAAAATACGCCAAATACTTGTTAATTTACTTGGGAACGCTTTAAAATTTACAAACCAAGGTTCTGTAAGTTTAGAAATTAGAATCCACCGCACACCCGAACATTCTTTTGATACTGTACAATTCAAGGTTAAGGATACGGGGATCGGAATTCCGAAAGACCAATTACACTCTATCTTTGAAGCATTCCAACAAACGGAACAAGGAAGTTCTTATAAAGAAGGGACAGGACTTGGTCTTTCCATTTGTCATCAGTTAGTTGAATTTTTAGGAGGTACAATCCATGTAAAAAGTAATATAAACGAAGGATCAGAATTCTCTTTTGAAATTCCTTTAACTCGATTAGAAATCATTCCAGAAGAATTGGTTCGTAAATCAAAAATAGGACCAATACACACAAAAGAACTGGGAGAAATAACCAAACTGGAAGACTCGGAAGAAGAGTTTGTGCAGAATTTTTTAAATACCTCTACACCAGAGTTAAAACGTGAGATTTTACAATTGATTCGGATTCAAAATTTCGGACAACTCATCGGTGTCCTTAATACAATCCAAACTGAAGATAAAGGGAAAAAAATCTTAGAACAAAAAGTAAAAAACAAAAGATATAAATTCCTAATTGATTTGGTCCAATCCTCTAATCCTTTAGAGTGA
- a CDS encoding ExbD/TolR family protein, whose translation MKLRKSNPDSSIDISSLIDVLFILLIFLMLAVRFTETTSTLQLDLPKTKTDSIGEESPKFKIQINHQGSIYLDGKETSKDSLPIVIPKNEDGKSRIVLEVDKNAVFESFVLVTDILKSKGYQKIDIITLKD comes from the coding sequence ATGAAACTCCGTAAATCAAATCCGGATTCTTCGATTGATATTAGTAGTCTCATCGATGTATTGTTTATCTTATTAATTTTTTTAATGTTAGCCGTCAGATTTACGGAAACGACATCCACTTTGCAATTGGACCTACCCAAAACAAAAACTGATTCCATCGGGGAAGAATCTCCAAAATTCAAAATTCAAATTAACCATCAAGGTTCTATTTATTTAGATGGGAAAGAAACTTCAAAAGACTCATTGCCGATTGTCATTCCTAAAAACGAAGATGGGAAATCTAGAATCGTTTTGGAAGTCGATAAAAACGCAGTATTCGAATCTTTTGTGTTAGTAACAGACATATTGAAATCGAAGGGATATCAAAAAATAGACATCATCACTCTAAAGGATTAG
- a CDS encoding MotA/TolQ/ExbB proton channel family protein, whose translation MNWTFSIPAILIFILLFCFSLTSFYFFFRIVLGLQRLENQNFRSAVFPKEPTEAELELFFSPLERTIHWFPTIASLSMLLGLLGTVIGINSAFGAMEAQGKVSLEVLAGGIKDALNTTIVGLLVAIPSLYFHRFSENKIRYISELMVKDFSKTHETP comes from the coding sequence ATGAATTGGACATTTTCAATTCCCGCAATTTTGATTTTTATTCTTCTTTTCTGTTTTTCTCTCACTTCCTTTTATTTTTTCTTTCGAATCGTATTAGGACTTCAAAGGCTCGAGAATCAGAATTTTCGTTCTGCGGTATTTCCGAAAGAACCAACAGAGGCGGAATTAGAATTATTTTTTTCCCCTTTAGAGAGGACTATCCATTGGTTTCCAACAATTGCTTCTCTTTCCATGCTTCTCGGATTACTCGGGACGGTGATTGGCATTAATTCAGCCTTTGGTGCCATGGAAGCTCAAGGGAAAGTCAGCTTAGAGGTGTTAGCTGGCGGAATCAAAGATGCATTGAATACTACGATCGTTGGTTTATTGGTGGCAATCCCTTCTTTATATTTTCATCGATTTTCAGAAAACAAAATTCGATATATTTCCGAACTTATGGTAAAGGATTTTTCCAAAACCCATGAAACTCCGTAA
- a CDS encoding ubiquinone/menaquinone biosynthesis methyltransferase: MNQYQLPSQEKKPEYVRTNFDGIAKAYDRFNDWNSFFLHRIWKDWVVREAKKRVPGAKSALDLCCGTGDIALRLWKEPTLERIVGLDFSEKMLSFAIHKIPKDPRVQLLIGDAMDLSQFTDGSFDIVTMGFGLRNVSDLKKCLLEIKRVLKKDGVFVNLDVGRVRPKFLKFFADFYFFKIVPIFGYLLYGKENEMFDYLPHSSKAYPDQETLAKILSELGFREVRFQNFVFGNAVAHLATN, translated from the coding sequence ATGAACCAATACCAACTGCCATCCCAAGAAAAGAAACCGGAATATGTTAGAACCAATTTTGATGGAATCGCCAAGGCCTATGACAGGTTCAACGATTGGAATAGCTTTTTTCTCCACCGTATTTGGAAAGATTGGGTGGTCAGAGAGGCCAAAAAAAGGGTTCCTGGGGCCAAATCTGCCCTAGACCTCTGTTGTGGGACAGGGGACATCGCACTTCGGCTCTGGAAGGAACCTACCCTAGAACGGATTGTTGGCCTCGATTTTTCAGAAAAAATGTTATCCTTTGCCATCCACAAAATCCCAAAAGACCCAAGAGTCCAACTCCTCATCGGGGATGCCATGGACCTCAGCCAATTTACCGATGGCAGCTTTGATATTGTAACTATGGGATTTGGATTAAGGAATGTTTCTGATTTAAAGAAATGCCTCCTAGAAATCAAACGAGTGTTAAAGAAAGATGGGGTATTTGTGAACTTGGATGTAGGCAGAGTCAGACCAAAATTTCTTAAATTCTTTGCGGACTTTTATTTTTTCAAAATTGTACCTATTTTCGGGTATTTACTCTACGGAAAGGAAAACGAGATGTTTGATTACCTCCCTCATTCTTCCAAGGCCTATCCAGACCAAGAAACCTTGGCAAAAATCTTAAGTGAATTGGGATTCCGAGAAGTTCGGTTTCAGAACTTTGTTTTTGGAAATGCAGTAGCACACTTAGCAACAAACTAA
- a CDS encoding LruC domain-containing protein, giving the protein MKRWLVILTIPLLFLDCSNKKKGALLLPFLGLGDGSTQTTTPEAANTGDGTFTVVGLETTDTTQITAPTETTGGSSGDQTSTTEPEVTTPTAPAPAPTTVNNDTTTVVVDQTNGGSFNFETNITVPVTVVVENESGPVTNAPVTITETTTTGDPNVVGTGTTDSNGSVTIPISVPPTVITVDVSIIGVNPTTGEVVEITGSAPVQQPSTGSEGTVVVAPVVNVDTTNFQPVNGCVQAVDSDCDGIANAYDEFPEDPSLATTARSGRYTIAFEDMYPSAGDADLNDHSTIFSTEMDKTPTNKVKVIRGTYTHVAKGAGYNHELRLSLDVPTNATVQVSYVDGSGNPWDGCTSAAKYTANVVGDCTGGTLNTAQLKRGVLILPSSDKTLFGSKNAPNAGSIFTINDFVRGVTAQVTITFEEPVDLNETKNLVGGHLNYFLAINQKTDGVYRQIYRPGYFKDSKGKDSFIDKNGFPWAIIVPGVFNHPTEGNDIRKPSTSGYIFFNSWMHSNGVAHKDWYLHVDQIPAPNRPSYVVRVSDFYADNGFSAYLIKAVRKNAFEVSASLIVVGAALGFLMKKRLEKQQAA; this is encoded by the coding sequence ATGAAACGATGGTTAGTTATTTTAACAATTCCCCTTTTATTTTTGGATTGCTCCAATAAGAAAAAGGGCGCTTTACTTCTCCCATTTTTAGGTCTAGGTGATGGATCCACCCAAACCACTACTCCAGAAGCAGCAAATACAGGTGATGGGACCTTTACTGTGGTTGGATTAGAAACCACTGATACAACCCAAATCACTGCTCCCACAGAAACGACTGGCGGTTCCAGCGGAGACCAAACTTCCACTACAGAACCTGAGGTTACAACACCGACAGCTCCTGCACCAGCACCCACTACGGTCAACAATGATACCACAACAGTTGTTGTAGACCAAACCAATGGTGGCAGCTTCAATTTTGAAACTAATATTACCGTTCCAGTGACTGTCGTTGTTGAAAACGAATCAGGTCCAGTGACGAACGCACCAGTAACGATTACAGAAACTACAACTACGGGAGATCCGAATGTAGTGGGAACTGGAACAACCGATTCTAATGGTTCGGTTACAATTCCTATCAGCGTTCCGCCGACTGTAATCACTGTAGATGTCAGCATCATTGGTGTGAACCCTACTACCGGCGAAGTCGTGGAAATCACAGGATCAGCTCCTGTACAACAACCATCGACTGGTTCAGAAGGAACTGTAGTGGTTGCACCCGTGGTTAATGTAGATACAACCAACTTCCAACCTGTGAACGGTTGCGTACAAGCAGTTGATTCTGATTGTGATGGAATCGCAAATGCTTACGATGAATTCCCAGAAGATCCAAGTCTTGCTACTACAGCACGTTCTGGTCGTTATACCATTGCTTTTGAAGATATGTATCCTTCTGCTGGAGATGCTGACTTAAACGACCACTCTACAATCTTCAGCACAGAAATGGACAAAACACCAACAAACAAAGTTAAGGTGATCCGTGGGACCTATACTCATGTTGCGAAGGGTGCCGGATATAACCATGAACTGAGACTTTCTTTAGATGTTCCGACGAATGCAACAGTGCAAGTAAGTTACGTTGACGGAAGCGGAAATCCATGGGACGGATGTACTTCGGCAGCGAAATACACTGCAAATGTTGTTGGAGATTGCACTGGAGGAACTTTGAATACAGCGCAACTCAAACGAGGAGTTCTGATCCTTCCAAGTTCTGACAAAACACTTTTCGGTAGCAAAAATGCGCCAAATGCAGGGTCCATTTTTACGATCAATGACTTTGTTCGTGGTGTGACTGCACAAGTTACCATTACTTTTGAAGAACCTGTAGATTTGAATGAGACAAAAAACCTTGTAGGTGGACATTTAAACTATTTCCTTGCTATCAACCAAAAGACAGATGGTGTGTATCGACAAATCTATCGTCCAGGTTACTTTAAAGACAGTAAGGGTAAGGATTCCTTTATCGATAAAAATGGTTTCCCTTGGGCCATTATCGTTCCAGGAGTATTCAACCATCCAACAGAAGGGAATGACATTCGCAAACCGTCTACTTCTGGTTATATCTTCTTTAATTCTTGGATGCACTCGAATGGCGTGGCACACAAAGATTGGTATTTGCATGTAGACCAAATCCCAGCACCGAATCGCCCTTCATACGTAGTTCGAGTCAGTGACTTTTATGCTGACAACGGTTTTTCCGCCTACTTAATCAAAGCTGTTCGTAAAAATGCTTTTGAAGTTTCGGCCAGTTTGATTGTTGTGGGAGCTGCCCTTGGGTTCCTCATGAAAAAACGTTTGGAAAAACAACAAGCAGCCTAG